The Populus alba chromosome 6, ASM523922v2, whole genome shotgun sequence genome contains a region encoding:
- the LOC118032240 gene encoding choline-phosphate cytidylyltransferase 1, producing MAETQHKEKMVNGNSCEVSCHSNPDPSTQPPSDRPVRVYADGIYDLFHFGHARSLEQAKKAFPNTYLLVGCCNDEITHKYKGKTVMTEEERYESLRHCKWVDEVIPGAPWVIDQEFLDKHNIDYVAHDSLPYADASGAGKDVYEFVKKVGRFKETRRTDGISTSDIIMRIVKDYNQYVLRNLDRGYSRKELGVSYVKEKRLRVNMRLKKLQEKVKEQQEKVGEKIQIVAMHRNEWVENADRWVAGFLEMFEEGCHKMGTAIRDRIQERLRGQLSNGLLEDGKSNSEDDDEEYYFDDDDYDDGDEEEYYTETYDKDAKSKK from the exons ATGGCGGAGACACAACATAAAGAGAAGATGGTGAATGGAAATAGCTGCGAAGTATCTTGTCATTCGAATCCTGATCCTTCAACACAACCACCGTCTGATCGTCCTGTTCGTGTTTATGCTGATGGGATCTATGATCTCTTCCACTTTGGCCACGCTCGCTCCCTTGAACAAGCTAAAAAAGC GTTTCCGAACACCTACTTGCTTGTCGgatgttgcaatgatgaaatcaCACACAAATACAAGGGAAAAACTGTCATGACAGAGGAAGAGCGTTATGAATCTCTTCGCCATTGCAagt gGGTGGATGAAGTCATTCCTGGTGCGCCTTGGGTGATTGATCAAGAATTTCTTGACAAGCACAATATTGACTACGTCGCTCATGATTCTCTACC CTATGCTGATGCCAGTGGAGCTGGAAAGGATGTCTATGAATTT GTAAAAAAAGTTGGAAGGTTCAAAGAAACAAGAAGAACTGATGGCATTTCTACGTCAGACATTATAATGAGGATTGTCAAAGACTATAACCAGTATGTCTTACGTAATTTGGATCGAGGATATTCGAGAAAAGAGCTTGGTGTTAGCTACGTAAAG GAAAAGCGACTGAGGGTGAACATGAGGTTGAAGAAACTACAAGAGAAAGTGAAGGAACAGCAAGAAAAAGTTGGAGAAAAG ATTCAAATTGTTGCAATGCATCGTAATGAATGGGTGGAAAATGCTGATCGTTGGGTTGCTGGATTCCTTGAGATGTTTGAAGAAGGTTGCCATAAAATG GGCACAGCCATCAGGGATAGAATTCAAGAGCGATTGAGAGGGCAGCTGTCAAATGGGCTGCTGGAAGATGGCAAGTCCAACAGTGAAGACGATGATGAAgagtattattttgatgatgatgattatgatgACGGCGATGAAGAAGAATATTATACTGAGACATATGACAAAGATGCGAAAAGTAAGAAGTAG